One stretch of Excalfactoria chinensis isolate bCotChi1 chromosome 2, bCotChi1.hap2, whole genome shotgun sequence DNA includes these proteins:
- the FOXQ1 gene encoding forkhead box protein Q1: MKLEVFSQHYEDKLSAGSDQEGSGSLSPAPADSELGSDGDCAANSPGGSAGSSGRPPLPTPAPQPPPPPPTPAEGGKGKPYTRRPKPPYSYIALIAMAIRDSAGGRLTLAEINDYLMSRFPFFRGAYTGWRNSVRHNLSLNDCFVKVLRDPARPWGKDNYWMLNPSSEYTFADGVFRRRRKRLSRAAPPPPSARPAAAPQPPPQPPQEAAGAGAASPAATEEEEEAATGGGGAAGGGAKFSSSFAIESLLRRPAGPRAAPQPPPPARLVWPPPAAPHLLPAHHYPLLPYAQPSAPAAALYGGGLVQLCAYGLGDPPLLLGGPHGHPQGQPPAERPRAPLFGGAALPGGSPPYVPLRAPRPAAGSSAPFRPYAVETPLA; encoded by the coding sequence ATGAAGCTGGAGGTGTTCTCGCAGCACTACGAGGACAAGCTGAGCGCCGGCAGCGATCAGGAAGGCAGCGGATCGCTCTCCCCGGCGCCGGCCGACAGCGAGCTGGGATCGGACGGGGACTGCGCCGCCAACAGCCCGGGCGGCAGCGCCGGCAGCTCCGGGCGGCCCCCGTTGCCGACCCCGGCCCctcagccgccgccgccgccgccgactCCGGCCGAGGGGGGCAAGGGGAAGCCGTACACGCGGCGGCCCAAGCCGCCCTACTCGTACATCGCGCTGATCGCCATGGCCATCCGCGACTCGGCCGGGGGCCGCCTGACCTTGGCCGAGATCAACGACTACCTGATGAGCCGCTTCCCCTTCTTCCGCGGCGCCTACACGGGCTGGCGCAACTCGGTGCGCCACAACCTCTCCCTCAACGATTGCTTCGTCAAGGTGCTGCGCGATCCGGCGCGGCCCTGGGGCAAGGACAACTACTGGATGCTCAACCCCAGCAGCGAGTACACCTTCGCCGACGGCGTCTTCCGCCGCCGCCGCAAGCGGCTGagccgcgccgccccgccgccgccgtccgcccgccccgccgccgccccgcagccgccgccgcagccgccGCAGGAGGCGGCCGGAGCGGGCGCCGCGTCCCCCGCCGCCaccgaggaggaggaggaggcggcgacGGGCGGCGGAggagcggcgggcggcggcgccaAGTTCTCCAGCTCCTTCGCCATCGAGAGCCTCCTCCGGCGGCCGGCCGGGCCCcgcgcagccccgcagcccccgccgcccgcccgcctcGTGtggccgcctcccgccgccccgcaccTGCTGCCCGCTCATCACTACCCGCTGCTCCCCTACGCTCAGCCCTCGGCGCCCGCGGCCGCTCTCTACGGCGGGGGCCTGGTGCAACTGTGCGCCTACGGGCTGGGCGACCCGCCGCTGCTGCTGGGCGGCCCCCACGGGCATCCCCAGGGGCAGCCGCCGGCGGAGCGACCGCGGGCGCCGCTCTTCGGCGGGGCCGCGCTCCCCGGGGGATCCCCGCCCTACGTCCCGCTCCGAGCACCGCGGCCGGCGGCGGGGAGCTCGGCCCCGTTCCGCCCGTACGCTGTGGAAACCCCCCTAGCGTAA